Proteins encoded in a region of the Zea mays cultivar B73 chromosome 4, Zm-B73-REFERENCE-NAM-5.0, whole genome shotgun sequence genome:
- the LOC100282529 gene encoding Dirigent protein 21 precursor, with the protein MAAAAALLLLLCAASLASAAADDGLTTFKVYFHDVVAGTNPTAVRIAQAASSNTSSTNFGAVVAIDDPLTTGPTRAAGTEVGRAQGTYTFADQQTFGLLMVMNFVFTAGEHNGSTLSILGRNEVLSDVREMSIVGGSGKFRMARGYVQAHTIDSGATSGTTVVQYTVNVKA; encoded by the coding sequence atggccgccgccgccgcgctcctcctcctcctgtgcGCCGCGTCTCTCGCGTCCGCAGCCGCCGACGACGGGTTGACGACCTTCAAGGTGTACTTCCACGACGTCGTGGCGGGGACGAACCCGACGGCGGTGCGCATCGCGCAGGCGGCGTCCTCCAACACGTCGTCCACCAACTTCGGCGCGGTGGTGGCCATCGACGACCCGCTGACGACGGGTCCCACGCGCGCCGCGGGCACGGAGGTGGGCCGCGCCCAGGGCACCTACACGTTCGCGGACCAGCAGACGTTCGGCCTCCTCATGGTCATGAACTTCGTGTTCACGGCCGGCGAGCACAACGGCAGCACGCTCTCCATCCTTGGCCGCAACGAGGTGCTCAGCGACGTCCGCGAGATGAGCATCGTCGGCGGCAGCGGCAAGTTCCGCATGGCGCGCGGGTACGTGCAGGCGCACACCATCGACTCCGGCGCCACCTCCGGGACCACCGTCGTCCAGTACACCGTCAACGTCAAGGCCTAG